A stretch of the Salminus brasiliensis chromosome 19, fSalBra1.hap2, whole genome shotgun sequence genome encodes the following:
- the rassf10a gene encoding ras association domain-containing protein 10, whose protein sequence is MEHAESKMEQEECKVSVWVCREEKLVSGLSRRTTCADVVRALLEEQRSAASPRSYCIVEKWRGYERALPARTRLLRLWSAWGREREHVRFVLVRSDASVPSGGARSAEARVVSSAESRERAAEQQSAPAPTCSRERQRRVVRKAFRKLERMKQSRGCGEEEEDEEEEEDEEGRRKGKRHASRGGTTMSPSADRMETLVHLVVSQDHTIRQQLERLRELDGEIDRYEAKVHLDRVRRHGVNYVQDTYLAESSLERDEEAAAGAEEEVERFEEYAARWDEVIRLQEELAEREALLDRITGEIEEELNHRWMRRRREELREPKDKHEAGVTEDTPASLNLGTVPQDVEVEALSDNEVQLEEERIKTQLDTSLYIGLRLNTDLEAVKSDLDLSRELWESKDRELRDLLEKVDSVVQGGEDEHGEGDAGFAPVVQPAAEKSAGWVEEARGLSKSRGGGNDDDSDTGLSSMHSQDSDNPPVCESLV, encoded by the coding sequence ATGGAGCACGCGGAGAGTAAGATGGAGCAGGAGGAGTGTAAGGTGTCCGTGTGGGTGTGCCGCGAGGAGAAGCTCGTCTCCGGGCTCTCGAGGCGCACGACGTGCGCGGACGTGGTGCGCGCGCTGCTGGAGGAGCAGCGCTCCGCCGCCTCCCCGCGCTCCTACTGCATAGTGGAGAAGTGGCGCGGCTACGAGCGAGCGCTGCCCGCGCGCACCCGCCTGCTGCGGCTGTGGAGCGCGTGGGGCCGCGAACGCGAGCACGTTCGCTTCGTGCTGGTCCGGAGCGACGCGTCCGTACCGAGCGGAGGCGCGCGAAGCGCCGAGGCGCGAGTCGTGTCCAGCGCGGAGAGCCGGGAGCGTGCAGCGGAGCAACAGAGCGCGCCCGCGCCGACGTGCTCGCGGGAGAGGCAAAGGCGCGTGGTGCGCAAGGCCTTCAGAAAGCTGGAGAGGATGAAGCAGAGCAGAGGAtgtggggaggaggaggaggatgaggaagaagaggaggatgaggagggcaGGAGGAAAGGGAAGAGGCATGCGTCCCGGGGTGGAACGACGATGTCGCCGTCTGCAGACAGGATGGAGACTCTGGTGCACCTGGTGGTGTCCCAGGACCACACCATCCGGCAGCAGCTGGAGCGCCTCCGCGAGTTGGACGGTGAGATCGACAGGTACGAGGCCAAGGTGCACCTGGACCGTGTCCGGAGGCATGGGGTCAACTACGTGCAGGACACGTACCTGGCAGAAAGCAGCCTGGAGCGGGACGAGGAGGCTGCAGCGGGGGCGGAGGAGGAGGTTGAGCGCTTTGAGGAATACGCGGCACGGTGGGACGAGGTCATCAGGCTCCAGGAGGAACTGGCCGAGCGGGAGGCCCTGCTGGACCGGATCACCGGCGAGATCGAAGAGGAGCTCAACCACAGGTGGATGCGGCGGCGAAGAGAAGAGCTGAGAGAGCCAAAGGACAAGCACGAAGCAGGCGTGACCGAGGACACGCCGGCCTCCCTGAACCTGGGGACCGTCCCTCAGGACGTGGAGGTGGAGGCTCTCTCGGACAACGAGGTGCagctggaggaagagaggaTCAAAACCCAGCTGGACACGAGCCTGTACATCGGCCTCCGCTTGAACACGGACCTAGAGGCCGTCAAGAGCGACCTGGACTTGAGCCGGGAGCTGTGGGAGTCCAAAGACAGAGAGCTGAGGGACCTTCTGGAGAAGGTGGACTCTGTGGTCCAGGGTGGTGAGGACGAGCATGGTGAGGGAGATGCTGGGTTTGCTCCGGTCGTCCAGCCTGCTGCTGAAAAGAGCGCCGGCTGGGTGGAGGAAGCGAGGGGACTTTCGAAAAGCCGCGGAGGCGGGAATGACGACGACTCGGACACGGGCCTGAGCTCCATGCACAGCCAAGACTCGGATAACCCGCCTGTGTGCGAGTCGCTGGTGTGA